CTGTTGATGGAAAAAGGTTTAAGGTTACAAATATATGAAACAACGCGTTTAAAGTGATAATATACGTTATACCAAGTCCAAGTGTTTGGATGAAAACATCATCTTTGCTTAAAGAAATTTGTACTCCTCTTATTAGAATAATGATATATAAAGCTAATACGAAAAAAGTGCCAAGGATGCCGGCTTCTTCGCCAATTAAAGCAAAAATATAGTCTGTATGAATTTCTGGCAGGTATTTTAGTTTTTGGGTTCCGCTACCTATACCTTCACCAAATGGACCTCCTTTTACAAAAGCAACTAAAGATTGAAAGGCTTGATAACCTTCCTTTGTAGATGGGTCTGGGTTTAGCATACCTATCAATCTGCTTTTTGCGTAATGACTTGTTAAAATTATTAAAGTTCCAAAGGCTATTATGAAAGGTATAAAGATAAGTAAAGGTTTAACGTTTGCTCTTGAAGAGAACAAAATTAAGGTTGTAAGAATAAGCAAGAACAACGCAGCTCCTTTGTGTGGCTCAAATGCAATTAAAACAGCTGTAAAAAAAACAACGGCAAAGATAACGATAAAAGGCTCCAATGTTTTTAAAATGTCTTCTTTTCTGGATAGATATTTAGCAATAAATAAAACAGTTGCAAATTTTATATATTCTGAAGGCTGGAATTTAAAAAATCCTAAGTTTATCCATCTATGGGTTCCGGTAGAATCTCCCGGTAAAATATACACCAAAATCAGTAAAACTATTCCAAAACCAAAGAAGGCGTAAGCCCATTTCTTCCAAAAATCCATCGGCATTAAATAGCCAAACAATCCTGCAAAAATGGCAATAAATAAAGCTATAAAATGTCTTTTTACATAATAAAACGGGTCCGCCGGAGTGTATGTAAACGTAGCACTGTATATAAATACAAATCCAACTATTACAAGTAGAGAAAAAGCTAAAAATATATGGTTATCAAAATACTTACTTCTTACCATTTAAGCTTTCCACTATTTCTTTAAATTTATTTCCTCTATCGGCGTAATTTTTAAACATATCAAAGCTTGCACATCCAGGAGAAAATAAAACAACTGCTTTGTTGCTTTTTGCAACTTCAAAAGCATCTTTTACTGCTTCTTCTAAGCTTTCCTTTTTTATGCTGTTTGTATAATCTTTAATCATCTGGTATATCTGCTCTTTATCTCTTCCTATTATAAATGCTGATAAAACTTTGGTTTTTAATAAACTGCCAAGCTTAGAAAAATCTCCGCCTTTGTTTATTCCGCCAAGAATCAAAACAACGTTTTCATCAAAGCTTTCTATCGCCTTTTCTACAGCTTGAACTGTCGTTGATTTTGAATCATTATAAAACTTAACACCTTCTACTTCTTTTACAAATTCTATTCTATGGCTAAGGGGTTTAAATTCTTTTATTTTTTCAATCACTTTATCTACATCTACATTCAGCAGATAAGCTGTCAGGATCGTTGCCATTATGTTTTGAAGATTATGAAAGCCTATAAGCTGAGTTTTTACTTGAATTTCTTCTGTTTTATCATCTTTAAGCACAAGATTATAAACGTTTAAACCATCTTCTTTTCTATGTTCTTTTAGATAAATTCCTTTAACATCCTCCGGAAGATCTTTTAAAGAAAAGTAATAGACATTTTTACCTTTTATATTTTTTAAGCATTTATCATCATAGTTTAACACTGAAAATTCTGTATTTTTTAAAAGTTTTAGCTTAGATAAAACATAATGTTTTTCTTTTTTGTGCCAATCAAGATGGTCTGTTGATATGTTTAATATGATAGATACTTTTGGTTTTAATGTTTTTGTTGAGTAAATCTGAAAGGATGAGAGTTCTAAAACTACGATAAAAGGTGAGACGTGAGACGTGAGATGTGAGACGTGAGAGGTTGAAATATTATTTTTATTCATGTTTTTATCGCTATTTGCTATGTCTAAAGGATTGTTTTTTTGGTCTAATGGCTTTTGATAAGAAAACGAAGCCTCTTCTATTTTGTCCAAAATCTCAACAAATGGAATGCCATAGTTTCCACCTACATAAACATTTTTATCTGATATTTCTTTTAAAACTTCGTAAATCAAAGACGTTGTTGTCGTTTTTCCATCTGTTCCGGTAATAGCTATTATTTCACAGCTGTCATTACACTGTCTGTATGCAAATTCAATTTCTGAGATTATTGGAATTCTCCTTTTTCTTGCATACTTAAAAATTCTGTTAAAAAACGGTACGCCGGGAGATACGATGATTGTATTTATATTTTCACTCTCTGGCAGTGGGTCGTTGTCATCAATTATCAAAGATTTTATGTTTTTTTTCTCAAGATATTTTTTTATTGATTCTCCTGTTTTGCCTTTTCCGTAGATCAATACCAAAATTTAGCTCCTACAGAGTTATTTCTGTGCCAACGCCTTTTTTAGTAAAAATTTCTAAAAGTACGCAGTGGGGAAGTCTACCATCTAATATATGTGCTTTATTAACGCCTTTCTCTAAAGCTTGGATACAAGCTTTTACTTTTGGAATCATTCCACCTTTTATAACACCGTCTTTTATCATTTGGTTTATCTGGCTAACGGTTGCAGATGATAAAGTGTTGCCGTTTTCATCTTTCAAGCCTTCTATGTCTGTTAAAAATAATACTTTTTCTGCCTTTAAAGCTGCTGCAATAGCTGCTGCAACAAAATCTGCGTTTATGTTGTATGCGTTTCCTTCTTCATCAAATCCTATTGGTGCAATAACAGGTATGTAGTTGTCTTCATCTAAATGGATTAAAAGCTCTGGATTTACTTCTTCAACCTCTCCAACATGACCTAAGTCTAAAAGCTCCGTTGGTCTGTAATCTCCAATAGACCTAAAATATTCTTCTGCGTCTAACTTTTTTGCTTTTATTAAACATCCGTCTTTTCCTGTAATTCCTACTGCCTTCACATGTCCGCCTGAATAACTGTTTATCAGCTGAACGATACTTTTATTTACAAGACCGCCAAGAACCATCTCAACAATATCCATTGTCTCTTTGTCTGTTGCTCTCAAACCGCCAACAAACTTAGGCTCTAAGCCCATTTTTTTCAAGTACTGACCTATCTGT
The nucleotide sequence above comes from Sulfurihydrogenibium sp.. Encoded proteins:
- a CDS encoding putative peptidoglycan glycosyltransferase FtsW translates to MVRSKYFDNHIFLAFSLLVIVGFVFIYSATFTYTPADPFYYVKRHFIALFIAIFAGLFGYLMPMDFWKKWAYAFFGFGIVLLILVYILPGDSTGTHRWINLGFFKFQPSEYIKFATVLFIAKYLSRKEDILKTLEPFIVIFAVVFFTAVLIAFEPHKGAALFLLILTTLILFSSRANVKPLLIFIPFIIAFGTLIILTSHYAKSRLIGMLNPDPSTKEGYQAFQSLVAFVKGGPFGEGIGSGTQKLKYLPEIHTDYIFALIGEEAGILGTFFVLALYIIILIRGVQISLSKDDVFIQTLGLGITYIITLNALFHIFVTLNLFPSTGFTLPFISYGGSSLIMNFLYIGILLRISKEPNKINFVQRT
- the murD gene encoding UDP-N-acetylmuramoyl-L-alanine--D-glutamate ligase, translating into MVLIYGKGKTGESIKKYLEKKNIKSLIIDDNDPLPESENINTIIVSPGVPFFNRIFKYARKRRIPIISEIEFAYRQCNDSCEIIAITGTDGKTTTTSLIYEVLKEISDKNVYVGGNYGIPFVEILDKIEEASFSYQKPLDQKNNPLDIANSDKNMNKNNISTSHVSHLTSHVSPFIVVLELSSFQIYSTKTLKPKVSIILNISTDHLDWHKKEKHYVLSKLKLLKNTEFSVLNYDDKCLKNIKGKNVYYFSLKDLPEDVKGIYLKEHRKEDGLNVYNLVLKDDKTEEIQVKTQLIGFHNLQNIMATILTAYLLNVDVDKVIEKIKEFKPLSHRIEFVKEVEGVKFYNDSKSTTVQAVEKAIESFDENVVLILGGINKGGDFSKLGSLLKTKVLSAFIIGRDKEQIYQMIKDYTNSIKKESLEEAVKDAFEVAKSNKAVVLFSPGCASFDMFKNYADRGNKFKEIVESLNGKK
- the argB gene encoding acetylglutamate kinase translates to MESIIEKAEILLEALPFIRNFRGKTFVIKYGGNAMDKADLRNAFAQDIIMLKYIGINPIIVHGGGPQIGQYLKKMGLEPKFVGGLRATDKETMDIVEMVLGGLVNKSIVQLINSYSGGHVKAVGITGKDGCLIKAKKLDAEEYFRSIGDYRPTELLDLGHVGEVEEVNPELLIHLDEDNYIPVIAPIGFDEEGNAYNINADFVAAAIAAALKAEKVLFLTDIEGLKDENGNTLSSATVSQINQMIKDGVIKGGMIPKVKACIQALEKGVNKAHILDGRLPHCVLLEIFTKKGVGTEITL